From Halobacillus sp. Marseille-Q1614, the proteins below share one genomic window:
- a CDS encoding CrcB family protein: MLASFLLVGLGGFIGAVLRFFISQYAKKKRTSRFPAATFFVNTTGSFWLGLLTGLNVSSGILLFLGTGVLGAFTTFSTFKLESIQLQKDRLRKTLVIYTVLSYAAGIVFALIGLYIGTLLK; the protein is encoded by the coding sequence ATGTTAGCCAGCTTTTTACTCGTAGGACTGGGCGGATTTATTGGAGCCGTTTTACGCTTTTTCATCAGTCAATATGCAAAAAAAAAACGTACATCCAGATTTCCTGCAGCTACTTTTTTTGTAAATACCACAGGTTCTTTTTGGCTGGGGCTCCTGACTGGATTAAATGTGAGCAGTGGAATTTTGTTATTTCTCGGCACAGGGGTGCTCGGAGCTTTCACTACCTTTTCTACCTTCAAGCTCGAAAGCATTCAATTACAAAAGGATCGGCTAAGAAAGACATTAGTGATTTACACAGTTTTAAGCTATGCTGCCGGTATTGTATTTGCACTCATAGGATTATACATAGGAACCCTTCTAAAGTGA
- a CDS encoding DUF2512 family protein, producing MTSILVKIFALPSVLILSMYFLETVNYGLIWQPIVLAVVLLIVGVGMEYLLLRRGNLWSSVFLDFVVTLFMVWGLSNLFAGAYVTFAGALIVSAVIGVCEYFLHLHLITNRKVAGSPA from the coding sequence TTGACAAGTATACTCGTTAAGATTTTCGCATTACCCAGTGTGCTTATTTTGTCTATGTATTTCTTAGAAACCGTCAATTATGGGCTAATATGGCAGCCGATCGTACTTGCCGTAGTTCTGCTTATAGTGGGAGTAGGGATGGAGTACTTATTATTAAGGCGGGGAAATCTGTGGTCGAGTGTTTTTCTCGATTTTGTCGTGACGCTCTTTATGGTGTGGGGGCTGTCTAATTTGTTTGCTGGTGCTTATGTCACCTTCGCCGGAGCCCTTATCGTTTCAGCTGTGATTGGAGTGTGTGAATACTTCCTTCACCTTCATTTAATCACGAATAGAAAGGTAGCAGGTTCACCTGCCTGA
- the crcB gene encoding fluoride efflux transporter CrcB, with translation MIYVWVGIAGALGASLRYLLSIWMYGADQYFPFSTLSVNLIGSFFLAWFTYTAFTKLQMSSQLKTAAATGFLGSFTTFSTFSLETVILLENSEFLLALIYVTLSMTGGYSLSYLGCLLGKRRWAA, from the coding sequence ATGATTTATGTATGGGTTGGAATTGCTGGGGCTTTAGGTGCTTCCCTGCGTTATCTTTTAAGTATCTGGATGTATGGAGCTGATCAGTATTTCCCTTTTTCAACTCTGTCTGTGAATCTCATCGGCAGCTTTTTTCTAGCCTGGTTTACTTACACAGCATTCACTAAATTACAAATGTCTTCTCAATTAAAAACCGCTGCAGCTACAGGGTTTCTTGGTTCTTTTACTACCTTTTCAACATTTAGCCTGGAAACTGTAATCCTGCTTGAAAACAGTGAATTTTTATTAGCCTTAATATACGTCACCTTAAGTATGACGGGCGGTTATTCCCTCTCATACCTTGGCTGTCTTCTGGGTAAAAGGAGGTGGGCGGCATGA
- a CDS encoding Glu/Leu/Phe/Val dehydrogenase, with translation MSERNTVIENSLTTLLKDESFLPDLKAQTREQAFKSLVALLSTPNHVHKSYLRVSLENGTIVRIPSFRVQHNDTLGPYKGGIRFHESVNEGEVSNLARLMTLKNALHELPFGGGKGGVIINPREYTVKELHLICKKYVQYFNDILGPDKDIPAPDAGTGEREMDWMMAEYKNIHPGEPYRGSFTGKSIINGGSLGRKQATGKGVYFTFRYMMHNFLKEQERWLQTQDNIFAETALNHLDKKLKVAVQGFGNLGSVAALEAFQCNYLQNEVIAVSDRQVMLYNSDGLDIPALLKFAEENDGDLPSAKEDLSAHDIKAEIRDRDSLLEIDADVLIMAALENQIHKDNMKKIKAPLIVEGANAPITEEADKYLSDQGTLIVPDILANAGGVIVSYLEWIQGRETQFYKEEQIYELLYEKMQNTMDTILPQFFGDPFPLRQNCYIHSVMKLSTVLFRQGKLY, from the coding sequence ATGAGTGAACGAAATACAGTGATCGAAAACTCATTGACAACTTTGTTAAAAGACGAAAGCTTTTTACCAGACTTAAAAGCTCAGACACGGGAACAGGCTTTTAAGTCATTGGTAGCTTTGCTATCCACACCGAATCATGTACATAAATCATACTTGCGGGTGTCATTAGAAAATGGAACGATCGTAAGAATCCCCTCATTCCGTGTTCAGCACAACGATACACTTGGCCCTTATAAAGGCGGCATTCGTTTTCATGAAAGTGTTAATGAAGGAGAAGTTTCAAATTTAGCACGGCTGATGACTTTAAAAAACGCCCTGCACGAGCTTCCTTTTGGAGGAGGCAAGGGAGGAGTCATCATAAACCCTAGAGAATATACAGTGAAAGAGCTTCATCTCATTTGTAAGAAATATGTGCAGTACTTTAATGATATATTAGGCCCTGATAAAGATATTCCCGCTCCGGATGCAGGTACAGGAGAGCGGGAAATGGATTGGATGATGGCTGAGTATAAAAACATTCATCCTGGGGAGCCTTATCGCGGGAGCTTTACAGGAAAAAGCATCATTAACGGTGGATCTTTAGGGAGAAAACAGGCCACAGGTAAAGGAGTGTATTTTACATTCCGCTATATGATGCACAATTTCTTGAAGGAGCAGGAAAGATGGCTGCAGACGCAGGATAATATTTTTGCTGAAACAGCCCTGAATCATTTGGATAAAAAGCTGAAAGTAGCTGTGCAAGGTTTTGGAAATTTAGGTTCAGTGGCAGCTCTTGAAGCCTTCCAATGCAACTATCTGCAAAACGAAGTGATCGCCGTAAGCGATAGACAAGTGATGCTGTATAACTCGGATGGACTGGATATCCCGGCCCTTCTTAAATTTGCTGAAGAAAATGATGGAGATTTACCGTCAGCCAAAGAAGACTTGTCAGCACATGATATAAAAGCGGAAATCAGGGATAGAGATTCCCTTTTAGAAATTGATGCTGATGTACTTATCATGGCAGCTCTTGAAAACCAAATTCATAAGGACAATATGAAGAAGATAAAAGCACCTCTTATTGTAGAAGGAGCAAATGCTCCGATTACGGAGGAAGCCGATAAATATTTAAGTGATCAGGGTACATTAATTGTTCCGGATATTTTAGCGAATGCGGGCGGGGTTATTGTGTCTTATTTAGAATGGATTCAAGGAAGAGAAACCCAGTTCTATAAAGAAGAGCAAATTTACGAATTGCTCTATGAGAAGATGCAGAACACGATGGACACGATTCTTCCACAATTCTTTGGAGATCCTTTCCCGCTGCGGCAGAATTGCTACATTCATTCTGTTATGAAACTCTCAACCGTATTGTTTAGACAGGGTAAACTTTATTAA
- a CDS encoding flavodoxin family protein codes for MAKLKALFLNASLKSSEEPSNTEGLAQEVIDIYTKEGVESEIVRLADYHIPYGIEKDMGEGDEWPLIFEKVINSDIVILCSPIWLGEKSSLAMAAIERLYGSSSETNEKGQSIFYNKVGGAVVTGNEDGAKNAASSLLYGLSHIGFVIPPNVDTYWVGEAGPGPSYMDEGGQENDFTKKHVEMLACNTMHLANIFKENPIPAKGNTME; via the coding sequence GTGGCAAAATTAAAAGCTCTGTTCTTAAATGCTTCCTTAAAATCTTCTGAGGAACCATCCAATACAGAAGGCCTTGCTCAAGAGGTTATCGATATCTATACGAAAGAAGGAGTGGAAAGTGAAATCGTAAGGCTTGCCGATTATCATATCCCTTATGGAATTGAAAAGGATATGGGAGAAGGGGATGAATGGCCGCTTATTTTCGAAAAAGTAATTAATTCGGACATAGTTATCCTCTGTTCACCTATATGGCTTGGGGAAAAAAGCAGTCTGGCTATGGCGGCTATCGAAAGGCTGTATGGGAGCAGCAGTGAGACGAACGAAAAGGGGCAGTCTATTTTTTATAATAAAGTAGGAGGAGCAGTAGTTACGGGAAATGAAGATGGGGCGAAAAATGCAGCTTCTTCATTATTATATGGTCTCTCTCATATTGGATTTGTCATACCTCCAAATGTTGATACCTATTGGGTAGGAGAGGCAGGTCCCGGGCCTTCTTATATGGATGAAGGCGGCCAGGAGAATGATTTTACTAAGAAACATGTGGAAATGCTCGCCTGCAATACGATGCATCTAGCTAATATTTTTAAAGAAAATCCTATCCCGGCAAAAGGAAATACGATGGAATAG
- a CDS encoding RimK family alpha-L-glutamate ligase produces the protein MSKIYVIHENEEWTSHLTTWLEELNLPYELWHLDEGTIDLTSQPPEGIFYNRISASSHTRDHRFAPEFTEAVLAWLESHNRVVVNGNRALRLEVSKVNQYMALNSEGIRTPRTVSAVGKNHIIEAAKQLNESSFITKHNRAGKGQGVQLFHSLEAVEQYINGEDYEEPVDGITLLQQYIEAPEPYIVRHEFIGGKFVYAVKVDTSEGFELCPADACKIDDSYCPTDKPDMAKGAKFQILDGYYNPIIKKYEKFLKDNRIQVAGIEAIQDAEGHLYTYDVNTNTNYNSDAERVAGVYGMKELALYLQQELADFNEKQAVVR, from the coding sequence ATGTCAAAAATTTATGTTATCCATGAAAATGAGGAGTGGACTTCTCATCTGACTACATGGTTAGAAGAGTTGAACTTACCATATGAACTCTGGCATTTAGATGAAGGAACCATTGACTTAACAAGTCAGCCGCCAGAAGGTATCTTTTATAATAGAATTAGTGCATCGTCCCACACAAGAGACCATCGGTTTGCTCCGGAGTTTACAGAAGCCGTTCTTGCTTGGCTTGAAAGTCATAACCGAGTTGTAGTAAACGGAAACCGCGCGCTGCGCTTGGAAGTTAGTAAGGTGAATCAATATATGGCTTTAAACAGTGAGGGGATTCGTACACCTAGAACTGTAAGTGCTGTAGGGAAGAATCATATTATAGAAGCAGCCAAACAGCTCAATGAATCATCTTTTATTACAAAACATAACCGTGCCGGCAAGGGACAGGGTGTACAGCTTTTTCATTCCCTTGAGGCTGTAGAGCAATATATAAATGGGGAAGATTATGAGGAGCCGGTCGATGGAATTACGTTGCTCCAGCAATATATTGAAGCGCCAGAACCTTATATTGTCCGTCATGAATTCATCGGCGGTAAATTTGTATATGCTGTTAAGGTGGATACGTCGGAAGGGTTTGAATTATGCCCGGCGGATGCCTGCAAAATAGATGATTCTTACTGTCCGACAGATAAGCCTGATATGGCGAAGGGTGCTAAATTCCAGATATTAGATGGTTATTATAATCCAATTATAAAGAAATATGAGAAATTCCTTAAGGATAATAGAATACAAGTGGCAGGTATTGAAGCGATCCAGGATGCTGAGGGTCATTTGTATACCTATGATGTGAATACCAATACGAATTATAATTCCGATGCAGAACGTGTAGCAGGAGTCTATGGAATGAAAGAATTAGCTCTCTATCTACAGCAAGAGCTTGCTGATTTCAATGAAAAACAAGCGGTTGTCCGATAG
- a CDS encoding NADH:flavin oxidoreductase: MNYHHLFSKTKLNQKELSNRMVVAPMTRISAEDDGRANITMKKYYERYAKGGFSAVISEGIYPDDNYSQGYYNQPGLANGSHTESWKPVVEAVKNQGALFIAQIMHAGGQSQGNSYTDETIAPSPVAPKGNQLEFYGGKGAFSEPREMSIEEIENTKKAFKEGALRAMEAGFDGVEIHGANGYLLDQFLTDYLNNRDDQYGGTVENRMRLMIEVIELVREAVGEDFILGIRISQAKVSDSSHKWEKGEKEAEQIFAALGNTPLDYIHVTDQDALESSFGPGTKTLAQAAKEFSQLPVIANGQLGNPEKAEQLLKEKHADLAALGTSALANPDFPNKAKFGMEMEEFDFKKTLLPKAHIKEHEVEKELVQ; encoded by the coding sequence ATGAACTATCACCATTTATTTTCTAAGACTAAACTAAATCAAAAAGAATTATCTAACCGGATGGTCGTCGCACCGATGACAAGAATCAGTGCGGAAGATGACGGCAGAGCCAATATAACGATGAAAAAATACTACGAACGTTATGCCAAAGGCGGGTTCAGCGCCGTTATTTCTGAAGGTATTTATCCTGATGATAACTACAGTCAGGGCTACTATAATCAGCCAGGGTTAGCTAACGGCAGTCATACAGAATCGTGGAAACCTGTCGTAGAAGCGGTTAAGAACCAGGGGGCTCTCTTTATCGCTCAGATCATGCATGCCGGCGGACAAAGCCAGGGGAACAGTTATACGGATGAGACGATAGCTCCCTCTCCAGTCGCCCCTAAAGGAAACCAGCTGGAATTTTACGGAGGAAAAGGAGCTTTTTCAGAACCTAGAGAAATGTCGATAGAAGAGATTGAAAATACGAAAAAAGCTTTTAAAGAGGGCGCACTTCGGGCAATGGAAGCCGGTTTCGATGGTGTGGAAATCCACGGAGCCAACGGCTATCTTCTCGATCAATTTTTAACGGATTATTTAAATAATCGTGATGATCAATATGGCGGCACAGTCGAGAACCGCATGCGACTCATGATAGAGGTGATCGAACTTGTCAGAGAAGCTGTTGGCGAAGACTTCATCTTAGGAATTCGGATTTCTCAAGCTAAAGTATCCGACAGCTCGCATAAGTGGGAAAAAGGTGAAAAAGAAGCCGAACAAATCTTTGCTGCCCTGGGCAACACTCCATTAGACTACATTCATGTGACAGATCAGGATGCCTTAGAATCTTCGTTTGGACCAGGGACAAAAACTCTTGCTCAAGCAGCCAAAGAATTCAGCCAGCTTCCTGTCATTGCGAATGGCCAATTAGGGAATCCTGAAAAAGCGGAACAGCTTTTAAAGGAAAAACACGCTGACTTAGCGGCTCTGGGTACAAGTGCACTCGCCAATCCGGATTTTCCAAACAAAGCTAAATTCGGAATGGAAATGGAAGAGTTTGATTTTAAAAAGACATTACTCCCTAAAGCCCACATTAAGGAACACGAAGTAGAAAAAGAACTTGTTCAATAA
- a CDS encoding NAD(P)/FAD-dependent oxidoreductase: protein MKRLVILGGGYGGVKMLLSLLDSGIPKDVHITLIDRNPYHSIKTEFYAIAAGTEADKNVRMEFPVHEQVSCIFEEINKIDVESEQIFIKDFKETVPYDYLVIGLGCEDNYHGIDGAEEYTESVQTFQKARSTGLSVGNLKAYGKVTVVGAGLSGIEVASEIRESRPDLNIRLLDRGETVLRAFDKKIQNYVEEWFASNEVEVLHNANVGYVEKDGVCNNGVCYLNDVTIWTAGVRPNYLVRELPFEKDEQDKVVLNDFYQVPSQPNVYVVGDCASSHFSPSAQLAGQQGEQIAEVLLALFQGKEPSKPKEIKLKGTLGSLGKSDGFGNMMQQPVTGRLPRLAKSGVLWLNKRH, encoded by the coding sequence ATGAAACGATTAGTCATACTGGGAGGCGGGTACGGCGGTGTAAAAATGCTGTTAAGCCTGTTGGATTCAGGAATACCAAAAGATGTACATATTACATTAATCGACCGAAATCCTTATCACTCCATTAAGACGGAATTCTATGCAATTGCAGCTGGGACGGAAGCTGACAAAAACGTTCGTATGGAGTTTCCTGTGCATGAGCAAGTAAGCTGCATTTTTGAAGAGATTAATAAAATTGACGTAGAAAGCGAGCAAATTTTCATAAAGGATTTTAAAGAAACAGTGCCTTACGATTATTTAGTTATCGGCCTCGGCTGTGAAGATAACTATCATGGCATAGATGGCGCAGAAGAATATACAGAGAGTGTTCAAACCTTCCAAAAAGCAAGGAGCACCGGACTATCTGTCGGTAACTTAAAAGCCTACGGAAAAGTTACGGTAGTTGGTGCCGGGCTAAGCGGAATAGAAGTAGCTTCAGAAATCCGCGAAAGCAGGCCTGACCTTAACATTCGTTTATTGGATCGAGGCGAGACCGTACTGCGGGCTTTTGATAAAAAGATTCAAAATTACGTAGAAGAATGGTTTGCCAGTAATGAGGTAGAGGTCCTCCATAATGCAAATGTCGGTTATGTAGAAAAAGACGGCGTATGCAACAACGGCGTATGCTATCTTAACGATGTAACGATCTGGACCGCAGGAGTTCGTCCGAATTATCTAGTGCGTGAGCTGCCGTTTGAGAAAGACGAACAGGATAAGGTCGTTCTCAATGATTTCTATCAGGTGCCATCTCAGCCGAATGTATATGTAGTTGGCGACTGCGCATCTTCTCATTTTTCACCGAGTGCTCAATTAGCCGGGCAGCAGGGAGAGCAGATTGCTGAAGTTCTATTAGCATTATTTCAAGGAAAAGAGCCAAGTAAACCTAAAGAGATTAAATTAAAAGGAACGCTCGGCTCTCTTGGTAAATCAGATGGATTTGGAAATATGATGCAGCAGCCGGTTACCGGACGACTTCCCCGTCTGGCAAAATCAGGTGTCCTATGGCTTAATAAACGCCACTAA
- a CDS encoding DUF2254 domain-containing protein gives MIDKLINSLPVHMRKYLQMSSRQRKYELQMTLWSLPLIYIGGTIIIVLITLFLDLQLNMSNYVHHWFSASGQATQTLVSTLIGGILTLSAFTLNSLLIVLTNFSAQFSPRMMFNFISDKTTQHLLGIFHASFIYVLFVFLFLTNNENEYYSAIPIMAVILAALTLITFIFFINHASSWMQVHNFTYSMKNTSKQIIEETLRFELEEYRGYQSGDLKSEYFASKKVASIPKSAYIQMIHFKDMIDEAQKDDVVIKLYKKIGDFSLKDNRLFAIWGPGAEKVSSDKYLKMIEFGHKKTEIQEMKMGISKLSEVAVKAIGASDPETALTTIHHIADLLLTINEDISFTPYLQDSEKQTRIIMEVEDFEYYLHKGFGKIRHHMENDYTMITELISVINMMAESMPEDKQDTLWEFASNTADHILDNFIYDIDRRYLLEQLHELALLTGHEKDFYLVEKKLMHH, from the coding sequence GTGATAGATAAATTAATTAACTCTTTACCCGTTCATATGCGTAAATATCTTCAAATGTCCAGCCGCCAGAGAAAGTATGAACTCCAGATGACATTATGGTCGCTGCCTCTTATTTATATTGGAGGTACTATAATCATTGTGTTAATTACATTGTTTTTGGATCTTCAGCTGAATATGTCCAATTATGTTCATCACTGGTTTAGTGCCAGCGGTCAAGCTACACAGACGTTAGTCAGTACTTTAATCGGCGGGATCCTGACATTAAGTGCGTTCACCCTTAACTCGCTGCTTATAGTATTAACCAACTTCAGCGCTCAATTTTCGCCGAGAATGATGTTTAACTTTATCTCTGATAAAACCACTCAGCACCTGCTGGGCATTTTTCATGCAAGTTTCATCTATGTATTGTTTGTCTTTTTGTTTCTTACAAACAATGAGAACGAATACTACTCAGCGATCCCGATTATGGCTGTGATTCTTGCAGCTTTAACACTGATTACGTTTATTTTTTTCATCAATCATGCGTCGAGCTGGATGCAGGTTCATAATTTTACTTACTCGATGAAAAATACTTCAAAGCAAATTATTGAAGAAACGCTTAGATTTGAACTTGAAGAATATAGAGGATATCAGTCCGGCGATTTAAAGAGCGAGTATTTTGCTTCAAAAAAAGTGGCATCTATTCCGAAATCAGCATACATTCAAATGATTCACTTTAAAGACATGATTGATGAAGCTCAAAAAGATGATGTCGTGATTAAACTGTATAAAAAAATCGGCGACTTCAGTTTAAAGGACAACCGATTATTCGCTATATGGGGACCGGGTGCTGAGAAGGTATCTTCGGATAAATACTTGAAAATGATTGAGTTCGGTCATAAGAAAACCGAAATTCAGGAAATGAAGATGGGAATTTCTAAATTAAGTGAGGTTGCCGTAAAAGCCATTGGCGCTTCTGACCCGGAAACAGCACTGACGACCATTCATCACATTGCCGATCTTTTGCTGACAATTAATGAAGATATAAGCTTCACTCCTTATTTACAGGATAGTGAGAAGCAGACAAGAATCATTATGGAAGTCGAAGATTTTGAGTATTATTTACACAAAGGGTTTGGGAAGATTCGTCACCATATGGAAAATGACTACACGATGATCACCGAACTTATTTCAGTAATCAACATGATGGCAGAGTCGATGCCTGAGGATAAGCAGGATACTTTATGGGAATTTGCCAGCAATACCGCTGACCATATTTTAGATAACTTTATCTATGACATCGATCGAAGGTATCTGCTTGAGCAGCTGCATGAACTAGCCCTCCTAACCGGACACGAGAAAGATTTTTATTTAGTAGAAAAAAAGCTGATGCACCATTAA